CGGGAAGCGCTACACCAAGTACCAGGACGCCCCGATGCTGGTCACGCGGCTGGCCGGCCTGCGGGCCAAGACGCGTACCACCAAGCTCTGGGCGGTCCGACCCCTGGACCTCGAGATCGGCGCTGGTGAGTGCGTGGGGGTGGTGGGGAGGAACGGGTCGGGCAAGTCCACCATGCTCCGCATGCTGGCCGGGGTGACCGGACCGACGGTGGGAAGAGTGACGGTCCATGGTCGGATCGCTCCGCTGATATCGGTCGGGGTCGGGTTCCACCGGGAGTTGACGGGACGGGAGAACGTTTACGTCAACGGGACGATCCTCGGCCTCACCCGGACCGAGATCGACCAGCGCCTCGATCGCATCGTCGACTTTGCCGAGGTCGGCGCCTTCATCGACACACCGGTGAAGTTCTACTCGTCCGGCATGTTCGTCCGACTCGGCTTTGCCGTCGCCATCATGGCCGATCCCGCCGTTCTCCTGGTCGACGAGGTCCTGGCGGTCGGGGACCTCGCCTTCCAGATCAAGTGCTTCGAACGGATGAGGG
This genomic stretch from Acidimicrobiales bacterium harbors:
- a CDS encoding ABC transporter ATP-binding protein; this translates as MTDTQLIRMAGAGKRYTKYQDAPMLVTRLAGLRAKTRTTKLWAVRPLDLEIGAGECVGVVGRNGSGKSTMLRMLAGVTGPTVGRVTVHGRIAPLISVGVGFHRELTGRENVYVNGTILGLTRTEIDQRLDRIVDFAEVGAFIDTPVKFYSSGMFVRLGFAVAIMADPAVLLVDEVLAVGDLAFQIKCFERMREIKDQGTTVVVVSHNLNAIRLLCPRTVVLHDSELKFDGATEPALSLYHQLLGEDRSTSERSVDTRPSGIVTDAYFEPLELLDPDGMATSHFTSGQAVRIRVPVVFERQVVDP